The genomic window TCGGGACCCGCAACGGCGTCACCGCCGACGGACACGCGGTGACCGTGATCGTGAACCAGCTGCCGACCAGCGAGGAGAATGCGGTTCTCGTGCAGCAAGCGTTCGACGCGGCCGTGTGCGCGGCGTGATCCCGCTCCAACGGTCCTTGTCCCGCACCGCGCCGCGCCCGGCTCGGTCGAACGAAATCGGAGTCTTCGCAATGCATCTCGGAAAGGTGATCGCGGCAGGGACGGCCACTCTCGCCGCGCTGCTGACCGCCGCGCCGGCAACCGCCGACGCTGGACTCGACCGCTTCCACCACCAGCGGTTGACCTGGAAGTCCTGCGACGATCCGCGCCTCGACCCGCTCGGCGCGCAGTGCGCCGACGTCACGGTCCCGGTGGATTACGCTGCGCCCCAGGGCCGGACCCTCACCGTCGTCATTTCGCGCATCCCGGCCGCCGATCCGGCGCAACGGCGCGGAGTCGTGCTGTCGAACCCGGGCGGCCCCGGCGGTCCGGGCCTGGACGCCATGGTGGACGTCCGCGAAGCGATGACCGACGAGGTGCGGGCCCGTTACGACCTCATCGGCATGGACCCGCGCGGCGTCGGCCGGTCGAACCCGGTGAACTGCCACTGGCCGCGCGGCTTCGCCTTGCAGTCGGCGGGCGTCGACGCCGCGAGTTACGCCGAATCCGTCGCACAACAAGCGGAACTCGCGGCACGCTGCGTGGCGACCGAAGGCGACCGGATACGGCACATAACCACCCGCAACACCGCGCGCGACATGGACGTCGTCCGCGCCGCGCTCGGCGAGGACCGGATCAGCTATTTCGGCACCTCCTACGGCACCTACCTCGGCGCGGTCTACACCCAGATGTTCCCGCAGCGCACCGACCGCGTCGTGCTGGACAGCTCGGTGGACCCGCAGCGCTACGGCCCGGTCGGCATGGTCCAGGACATGGGTCCAGCCAACGAGGCGGCGTTCGATCGGTGGGCCGACTGGGCCGCCGCCCGCGACGGCGAGTACCGCTTCGGCGCCGATCGCGCCGCCATCCGCGCCACGGTGCTCGACCTGGTCCGGCGCGCGAACGAGCGGCCCATCCGGCTCGGCGAGTTCGAGCTGGACGACCACAGCGTGCCGATGGTGCTGTTCGTCGGCCTGGACGACCCGCGCCAGTACGAGCAGGTGGCGAACCAGCTGCGCCAGCTCCTCGACGCGGCAGCGGGCGCACCCGTGGAACCGAGTCCGGAGCTCGCCGCCGTCCTCGGGTTCATGCTGGCCGCGCGGCCGAGCGACAACTCGGCGCAGATGGCGATCATGTGCGGTGACGTGGACGCACCGCACGACCCGTCCTGGTACTGGCGCAACATCGAGGCGAGCCGGGCGAGCCAGCCGCTGTTCGGCGCGTTCGCCGACAACATCACGCCCTGCGCGTTCTGGCCGGGGCCGATCGAAAGTCCCACGACCATCGGCAATTCCGTGCCGAGCCTGATCGTGCAGGCCACCGGCGACACCCGCACCACCTATCCGGGTGCGCTCGCCATGCACCGCGCGCTGACCGGCTCCCGCATGGTCACCTTGCAGGACGTGCCGATCCACTCAATCTTTGGGCGCTACCCGAACGACTGCGTCTACGCCGCGGTCAACGCCTACTTCCGCGACGGCACGCTGCCCGACGGCGACCTGACCTGTCAGGACGAGCCGGGACGGGCGTTGAGGTAGGCGAGCACGGCGAGCACCCTGCGGTGTCCGGCCTCGTCGGCGGACAGGCCGAGCTTCGCGAAGATGCTCCGAATGTGTTTGTGCACCGCGCCTTCGGTGACGACGAGCCGTTCGGCGATGGCCGGGTTGGCGTGGCCCTCGGCCATCAGCGCCAGCACCTCCCGCTCCCGCGCGGTGAGCGTGGCGAGCGGGTCGTCGGCCCTGCGCCGCACCAGCAGCTGGGAGATCACCTCCGGGTCCATCGCCGTGCCGCCCGCGGCGACGCGGCGCAGCGACTCCAGGAACCGGTCCACCTTGCCGACCCGTTCCTTCAGCAGATAGCCGATGCCGCCCGCGCCGTCGCCGAGCAGTTCGGCGGCGTAGCTGTCCTCCACGTAGGCCGAGAGCACCAGCACCGGCAGCCCGGGGTGGATCGCGCGGGCGCGCACCGCCGCGCGCAGCCCGTCGTCGGTGAAGGTGGGCGGGAGCCGGACGTCGACGACGACCGCGTCGGGACGGTCGGCTGTGACGGCGGCCAGGAAGTCGTCGGCGTTGTCGACGGCCGCGGCCACCTCGATGCCCGCGGTCTTCAGCAACAGCACGAGACCCTCGCGAAGGAGGGCGTCGTCCTCGGCGATCACGACCCGCACGGCAGCTCCACCCGCACCACAGTAGGCCCACCGCGCGGGCTGTCCAGCGTCATCCGGCCGTCGAGCGCCTCGGCCCTGCGCCGGATACCTGCCAGCCCGCCGCCTTCGGCCGGCTCGGCGCCGCCGACGCCGTCGTCGCGGATCTCGACGGTCAACAGCTCCGCCGAACCACCGAGGGCGACCGAAAGACGTTCGGCTCGGGAATGTTTGGTGGCGTTGGTCAGCGCCTCGGCGATCACGAAATAGGCCGCCGCCTCGACCGCCATGGGACGCCGGCCCGCGGCGCCGAGATCCACGACGCACGGAATCGGGCTGCGCGCGGCCAGCGCGGAGACGGCGCTGGCCAAACCGCGGTCCGACAACACGGGCGGGTAGACGCTGCGCACCACGTCGCGCAGTTCGGCGAGCGCCGCGGCGGCGGTGTCCTGCGCGGTGCGCACCATATCGGCGGCCGCCTCGGGATCTCGCGCACGCAGTTGCTCGGCGAGCCCGAGCTGCATGATCACGGCCGCGATCCTGGCTTGCGCGCCGTCGTGCAGGTCGCGTTCGATACGGCGCAGTTCGGCGCCGTGCGCGTCGAGGGCGGCGGCCCGCGTGGCGGTCAGCTCGGCCACCCGGTGCGCCAGCACCGCGCCCTCGTCCGGCGCGAGCAGCACCCGCGCCGCCCGCGCTTGACCTTCGGCGAGCGCCGGAAGGCGCAACGCCAACGCGCCGACCGGAACAGCGATCAGCAGACTCAGGAAGGCGCGCGGCCAGGAGTCGACGACGAATCCGTAATTGGTGATGGCGCCCTCGGGCAGCAGCCGCCAATACGCCGGGATCAGCGCCTGATTCACGGCGCTCAGCGGTAGCGCGACCGCGAGCGCGGCCAGCGGGAACCCGGTCAGCGCGTGCAGCACCAGCCAGCCGAGATCGCGGCGGTTGGCCGGATCCGCGACCAGCGTTGCCAGCCGTTCCCGCAGGTCACCGGTCAGCGGCCGGTAGACCTGCTCGATCGGCGTGCCGAGTCGCGCCGCCGCCCTTCGCCTTTCGAACCCGAGCAGCGGACGAAGCAGCCGCGCCGCTTCGGGCAGCGCGGGTATGCCCACTCCGATCAGGCTCAGCACCGCCACGACGAACAACCCCAGCGCCGCGAACAGCGCGAGCAGACCGGTGACGCCGCCGATCGCGAGATAACCGACGGCCGCGGGCAATCGCCGCAGCCGTTCGGTGAATCGGCGCCACCAGCCGTCGGTCACGAGCCGGGACCGTCCACACCGCGCCGCGCGCTCTCCCGGGCCGCGCTCTGGTCCAGCGGCGGCTCCACCGTCGCACCGCCCGGCAGCGGCAAGCCGGTCTGCTCGACGATCCGCGCCTCGACATCCACCACCGATTCGGCCTTGTCGTTCGCCGCCTGGATGCCGCCGACCATGCGCAGCGGCACTTCCTTCCAGAACAGCACGAGTACCAGCGCGACCAGCGCGAGACCGGTGGCGGCGAGGAACACCGTCGACATGGAATCCGCGAAACCGACCTGGAATGGCCTGGCCAGCTCAGGGCTGAGCTGCTGGATGATCGAGCTGTCCTTCAGCACCTCGCCCGCGGCCGAAGTGTCCTGGGCGATGAGACCTTTGGCCAGCGCGGCGTCGGCGGGATTGCCGCTCTGCGCACCGGCGCGGACGGCCTGCGCGAACTCCGGGTCGCGCGCGGCGGCGCGCAGTTCGTCGGTGATGTTCGGCGTCATCCGCGCGAACAGGATGGACAGGAACACCGCGACGCCCAGCGTGCCGCCGATCTGGCGGAAGAAGGTGGCGGCCGCGGTGGAGACGCCCATGTCCTTGGGCGGCAACGCGTTCTGCAAGGCGAGGGTGAGCGGCTGCATGAGGTTGCCGAGGCCGAAGCCGGTGCAGGCCATGAAGAGCATCGCCAGCCACAGCGGGCTGTCCGCGTCGAGGAAGTGCAGCAGGAACAGGCTGAGCGTCAGCGTGGACGCGCCGATGATCGGGAAGATCCGGTAGCGGCCGGTCCGCGAGATCAACTGGCCGGACAGTATCGAACCGAGCATCAACCCCAGCACCATCGGCAGCATTTGCAGACCGGCCATCGTCGGGCTCGCCCCGCGCACCACCTGGAGGTACTGCGGCAGCAACGAGATGCCGCCGAACATGGCCGCGCCGACCACGAACGAGATGACGACGCCCAGCGCGAAGGTCCGGTTGCCGAAGATCCGCAGCGGGATCAGCGCCGCGTCCTTCAGCCCCTTCTCGACCACGACGAATCCGGCGACGCCGAGCGCGCCGATCACGTAGCAGACCACCGAAGGCGCGCTGCTCCACCCCCATTCGCGACCCTGC from Nocardia bhagyanarayanae includes these protein-coding regions:
- a CDS encoding alpha/beta hydrolase; this encodes MHLGKVIAAGTATLAALLTAAPATADAGLDRFHHQRLTWKSCDDPRLDPLGAQCADVTVPVDYAAPQGRTLTVVISRIPAADPAQRRGVVLSNPGGPGGPGLDAMVDVREAMTDEVRARYDLIGMDPRGVGRSNPVNCHWPRGFALQSAGVDAASYAESVAQQAELAARCVATEGDRIRHITTRNTARDMDVVRAALGEDRISYFGTSYGTYLGAVYTQMFPQRTDRVVLDSSVDPQRYGPVGMVQDMGPANEAAFDRWADWAAARDGEYRFGADRAAIRATVLDLVRRANERPIRLGEFELDDHSVPMVLFVGLDDPRQYEQVANQLRQLLDAAAGAPVEPSPELAAVLGFMLAARPSDNSAQMAIMCGDVDAPHDPSWYWRNIEASRASQPLFGAFADNITPCAFWPGPIESPTTIGNSVPSLIVQATGDTRTTYPGALAMHRALTGSRMVTLQDVPIHSIFGRYPNDCVYAAVNAYFRDGTLPDGDLTCQDEPGRALR
- a CDS encoding response regulator, which translates into the protein MRVVIAEDDALLREGLVLLLKTAGIEVAAAVDNADDFLAAVTADRPDAVVVDVRLPPTFTDDGLRAAVRARAIHPGLPVLVLSAYVEDSYAAELLGDGAGGIGYLLKERVGKVDRFLESLRRVAAGGTAMDPEVISQLLVRRRADDPLATLTAREREVLALMAEGHANPAIAERLVVTEGAVHKHIRSIFAKLGLSADEAGHRRVLAVLAYLNARPGSS
- a CDS encoding sensor histidine kinase, which codes for MTDGWWRRFTERLRRLPAAVGYLAIGGVTGLLALFAALGLFVVAVLSLIGVGIPALPEAARLLRPLLGFERRRAAARLGTPIEQVYRPLTGDLRERLATLVADPANRRDLGWLVLHALTGFPLAALAVALPLSAVNQALIPAYWRLLPEGAITNYGFVVDSWPRAFLSLLIAVPVGALALRLPALAEGQARAARVLLAPDEGAVLAHRVAELTATRAAALDAHGAELRRIERDLHDGAQARIAAVIMQLGLAEQLRARDPEAAADMVRTAQDTAAAALAELRDVVRSVYPPVLSDRGLASAVSALAARSPIPCVVDLGAAGRRPMAVEAAAYFVIAEALTNATKHSRAERLSVALGGSAELLTVEIRDDGVGGAEPAEGGGLAGIRRRAEALDGRMTLDSPRGGPTVVRVELPCGS
- a CDS encoding MDR family MFS transporter → MTTPTAVPPQAGFTHRQILTILSGLMLGMLLSSLDQTIVSTAIRTIADDLDGYALQAWATTAYLITATLTTPLYGKLSDMFGRKPFFMAAISIFVVGSLLCTLAQSMYQLAAFRAVQGMGAGGLMSLALAILGDIVGPRERARYQGYFLAVFGTSSVIGPVLGGVLAGQDTILGVSGWRWVFLVNVPVGLVALAVVSRVLRLPKKPHSTDRVDWWGVLVLAVGLVPLLIVAEQGREWGWSSAPSVVCYVIGALGVAGFVVVEKGLKDAALIPLRIFGNRTFALGVVISFVVGAAMFGGISLLPQYLQVVRGASPTMAGLQMLPMVLGLMLGSILSGQLISRTGRYRIFPIIGASTLTLSLFLLHFLDADSPLWLAMLFMACTGFGLGNLMQPLTLALQNALPPKDMGVSTAAATFFRQIGGTLGVAVFLSILFARMTPNITDELRAAARDPEFAQAVRAGAQSGNPADAALAKGLIAQDTSAAGEVLKDSSIIQQLSPELARPFQVGFADSMSTVFLAATGLALVALVLVLFWKEVPLRMVGGIQAANDKAESVVDVEARIVEQTGLPLPGGATVEPPLDQSAARESARRGVDGPGS